The genomic DNA ATCTGGTCGGCGAACAATGCTGAGAATCCGTTTTGCCCCAAGTTCTTTCGCCTCGACGCCACAAACGATGTTGTCTTCATCGCGTCCCATGGCTGCAACGAAGACATCGGTTGAGCTCACTCTCGCTTCTTCGAGTTCGCTGCGGATCGTGGCATCTCCCGTGAGGACTGTTGCGAATTCCAAACGAACCGAAAGGTGCTTACAGCGTTTCGGATCCGATTCCAGAATGACGACACGATAGCGTTTGCTATCGAGAAGTTTCGCCAGGTGAAAACCGATCTCACCGCCACCAGCGATGATGACAGACATCGTCGGTTGTGTACGTGGTTCAAACAGGCTTCTGATGTCGTCTAGCGCTTCCTGCTTACCGATCAGGGTCACACGGTCACCCGCTCGGATTGCTTGTTCGGCATTAGGAACACAAGGCCCATGTTCACCGACGAGCAGACCAATTCGAACGGTAGGAGGTAACCTCAATTCCCGAATCGTCTGCCCCACCGCTTTGGAACGCTTCGCGACACTGGCTTCTAAAACCTGGACTCCACCTCGTGCAAAGTTCTCAACAGCGAACAGCCCCGGAGCGCTCAGGCCTTTTGCCAGTTCCAAGGCAGTCAATTTTTCGAGGCTGAGTAGTCGATCGATTCCGAAATGCCGCTGGTAGTCGAACGTGCTGATGTCGCGGTAAGCCGGGTTGAAGACTCGGGCGACAGTTCGTTTCGCACCCATCACTTTGGATAAGCTTCCGCCAACCAAATTAACTTCATCTCGACTGGTGACTGCCAGACACAAGTCGGCGTTTTGCACCCCCGCCTGAAACAGCGGGATTGCTTCGCAAGCCGATCCGAGAACCGTTTGGACATCCAGTTGCTCTTCAACCTGGTTCAACACTTCTCGCTGCTCGTCGATAATGCAGACATCGACATCGTGTTGAACGAGAATCTCAGCGATTGAACGTCCGACTGTTCCAGCCCCTAGTATCACTGCGTGCATAATGGATCTGATGTCTTAGGAAATAAAGAAGTGACAGTCGTATTCTCGATCATTCGCAAGCTTGCAGCTTCCGAATGCTCATCACGCAAAATCCTGGCTTGTCCCGGGAGGGGGCTCCAATGATCGTTCGAGTGAATTCAAAAGCGGCTTGACGTGCGGGGCTGCCAGAAACACACGAGCGGAAACTGCGGATCGCGGGAAAAAATTCGTGATAAAGTCGAGACAGAACTCCGTCCCGGAGTGCCGGATTAATACAGCATTCGAATAACATCCAGACATCATTTCGTCCGAGATTTTGAGCTCATCGTAAATGTCTTGGATGTTCGGAGGTTCCGGTGGAGGAGCTGGTTGGTTTTCCGGATGATTCGGTGCGGAAGATTCTTCAGGCCGAGGTTCTGGATCTCCTCCCTCGTCCAGAGAGTGTTCGCTTTCGCTAGTGACTGGTCTGGGAACAGTTGGGAGCGGGCCGAAGCGGGCTTCGTAGATCCGCATATTTTCACGCAATGCTCCGGTAAACTGTGTCGCGACCGCACGCGGTAAGATGCAGCGAGCAACAATCCGCTGTTGCTCTCCCATGCGTAGTGCGAAATCGAGGACAATTTCGAACTTCCCTGTGAGGATCATCACACCGTTACTCAGAACGCCTTGCCCCACAGAATCGGGAACGCGAGCACTGATGTTGTTGTGCCGGACCTGCCCTTGCACCGGTTGGGATTCCCCCATGTTAGCTGCTTCATCATCGGAATTCTCGGAGTCGTCATCGGACGGTGTGAATCCTTCCGGGTGCTCGGACAAAATTCTCTCCTGTATTGAAAACGTTGATAGAAAAGAAGGAGGACCAAAGGCCCTCCTGTTTCCTGATGTCACCAACAGGGCTGCAATCAAAATGATCGAATTGAAGCTCCTTTTCGCGATATATCTGGAAATTGTTGAAGCTTCGAAAACTGAGAGGTCTCTTTCCGAAAACATGCGGAACTTTAAGTGGTCTCGGAGATCAGCCGCTTTCGAACATCGATTTCCAGCCGCCCAAAGGCCTGTTCATGTCGTTGTACGGTTGCCGTGAGTAACGCGGCAAGTCGCTTGGCGGTGTAATGATTCAGGATGACTCGCTGCGAGACCTGTAGCTTCTGGGTCGGTACGCCCGTTGGGTTGGGGTTCACAGCGAGGTCTAAAATGACTTCTTCAGGGGTGCTCGAGACGCGACACAGGTTCGCGTACAGTGCATCCACTCCGGTGTCGTCGAGCTCAATCCGAACTTGTTGCTGCTGTTGCTCGGTGTTCGACTCTTCACCTTTGGGGGATTCTTCCTGAGTCTCGTTGGCCATGTTTCGAACGTCCTTTTCTAATGAGAAATACAACTTTACCAGGAATGGTGAAGCTCCATGAACTGGTTTTTACCGTCGTGCCAAAGGATGTTTGAGTGGCAACCACGCCCCATTTTCGGCACTACTGGCAACGCACTGCTGAATGAAGTACATCCCTTCGATCCCGTCGTACACATTCGGGTAGATGGTGTCTCTCTTTTCAAAAGGTTCACCGGCAGCACGTTTGATCATGTCGTCATAAGCAAAGCGATAGACATTCGCGAACGCTTCGAAGAACGCTTCCGGATGCCCTCCCGGCAAACGACTCGACGCGGCAGCCAGTTCTGTCGTGAACGGAGCATTGGGATTGCGAGTGTAAACGTGCCACGGTTCGCCGTTTCGGCGAACCATCATTTGATTGGGGTCTTCCTGACGCCAGGAGATCGCTCCTTTGGTTCCGTCGATTTCGATGAACAGATCATTTTCGCGTCCGTGTGAAATCTGGCTGGCGGTGACTGTCGTCAAACCACCATTTTCCATGCGAATCACCGCGTGACCATAGTCGTCCAGCTGACGCCCTTCTTCAAAGACCTTTAAGGTGCAAGAGACTTCTTCAGGGAGTTCCCCAGTCATGTAGCGGGCGAGGTTATAAGCATGAGTTCCAATATCACCAAAGCCACCGGCAGCTCCAGATTTTGCTGGATCAGCTCGCCAGGCTGCCTGTTTCTGATCTTCGCTTTCCAGCCGGGTTCTCAGCCAGCCTTGAATATAGTTACTGCGGATCGCCTGAATGACTCCAAGTTCTCCGCCGAGGATCATCTCGCGTGCCTGTCGCACTAACGGATAGCCAGTGTAGTTGTGAGTGAGTGCGAAGACAGATCCCGAAGCTTCGACCAGCTTGACGAGTTCCTCAGCCTGCGCGAGGTCAAACGTCATCGGCTTATCGCAAACAACGTTGAATCCTCTTGCGAGTGCCGCTTTGGCAACTTCGAAGTGAGTATGGTTCGGAGTTGCGATAGAGACGAAGTCAACCCGTTGACCTTCCGGGAGAGCTGCTTCGGTGTCGACCAACTCTTGAAAAGAGCCGTACGCCCGGTCGGGAGAGATGTCGTAAAATGGAGCGGATGCTTTTGCCCGTTCTGGGTTTGATGAAAGCGCACCGGCTACTAACTGTGCACGATTATCTAGAATCGCAGCGACATTATGCACACGACCGATAAACGAACCTTGTCCCCCGCCGACGAGGGCCATGTTCAATTTTCGACCCAAAGAACCGTTAATGTGATCCATGATGTTCTTCCTTCAGACTGACTGTTCTCGATGCTTCAGGCCGTGCCCGACCATTCCACTGAGGAACGATTCCGATGATTTCACAGAATACATGTCCAGGAATCGCTTCGCAACCTGCCTCACCAGACATCCGAACTGCTGACTCATTCGGTGAGACACAAGGTTTCCTACGTGAACGTTAATTCTGTTCCTCGCAAGAATTGTGCTGCTTCTTCCGGGGGAACAGTGTTAATGTAAAAACCACTGCCCCATTCGAAACCGGCGACGCGACTCAGGCGAGGGAAGAGTTCAATGTGCCAGCGAAAGTGTGGCAGGTTTGGGCTCGAAAATGGAGCTGTGTGAAGCACGTAGTTGTAAGGTGGATCAT from Thalassoglobus polymorphus includes the following:
- a CDS encoding DUF3467 domain-containing protein; translation: MSEHPEGFTPSDDDSENSDDEAANMGESQPVQGQVRHNNISARVPDSVGQGVLSNGVMILTGKFEIVLDFALRMGEQQRIVARCILPRAVATQFTGALRENMRIYEARFGPLPTVPRPVTSESEHSLDEGGDPEPRPEESSAPNHPENQPAPPPEPPNIQDIYDELKISDEMMSGCYSNAVLIRHSGTEFCLDFITNFFPRSAVSARVFLAAPHVKPLLNSLERSLEPPPGTSQDFA
- the trkA gene encoding Trk system potassium transporter TrkA → MHAVILGAGTVGRSIAEILVQHDVDVCIIDEQREVLNQVEEQLDVQTVLGSACEAIPLFQAGVQNADLCLAVTSRDEVNLVGGSLSKVMGAKRTVARVFNPAYRDISTFDYQRHFGIDRLLSLEKLTALELAKGLSAPGLFAVENFARGGVQVLEASVAKRSKAVGQTIRELRLPPTVRIGLLVGEHGPCVPNAEQAIRAGDRVTLIGKQEALDDIRSLFEPRTQPTMSVIIAGGGEIGFHLAKLLDSKRYRVVILESDPKRCKHLSVRLEFATVLTGDATIRSELEEARVSSTDVFVAAMGRDEDNIVCGVEAKELGAKRILSIVRRPDYANVLERIGIDIAVSPREVMAGEIIGMVLTGPINRKSEIAGGAAEVWEVQVEEGAPCLDAKLKELKIKDCLIAAIVREDFVEVAKGDDQLRPEDTAVIIVQRGFEEAALAWFTAPVPS
- a CDS encoding DUF3467 domain-containing protein, whose amino-acid sequence is MANETQEESPKGEESNTEQQQQQVRIELDDTGVDALYANLCRVSSTPEEVILDLAVNPNPTGVPTQKLQVSQRVILNHYTAKRLAALLTATVQRHEQAFGRLEIDVRKRLISETT
- a CDS encoding Gfo/Idh/MocA family protein, giving the protein MDHINGSLGRKLNMALVGGGQGSFIGRVHNVAAILDNRAQLVAGALSSNPERAKASAPFYDISPDRAYGSFQELVDTEAALPEGQRVDFVSIATPNHTHFEVAKAALARGFNVVCDKPMTFDLAQAEELVKLVEASGSVFALTHNYTGYPLVRQAREMILGGELGVIQAIRSNYIQGWLRTRLESEDQKQAAWRADPAKSGAAGGFGDIGTHAYNLARYMTGELPEEVSCTLKVFEEGRQLDDYGHAVIRMENGGLTTVTASQISHGRENDLFIEIDGTKGAISWRQEDPNQMMVRRNGEPWHVYTRNPNAPFTTELAAASSRLPGGHPEAFFEAFANVYRFAYDDMIKRAAGEPFEKRDTIYPNVYDGIEGMYFIQQCVASSAENGAWLPLKHPLARR